Genomic segment of Amphibacillus xylanus NBRC 15112:
TGCGTAATTGAACTAAAAAGGAATACGGACTCAAGTTAAAGGTTTCGTGAAATAGTTTATTTAAGTATTGCGGGCTTAATTGAGCTTGATTAGAAATTTCCAATAGGCCAATATTTTTATGAAAAGCCTCTTCTAGCCATTCTACTACTGGTTTAATTTTTTCATAAGTTTGCATCCTAGAAATACGATTTTTCATGATAGCATGCTTGTTTAATGCGATAATAAATGAATAAATTTTTGCCGATAGATCCAGATTAATTGTTGATATCTCTGATTTTGAGTCTTGAATAAAGTTTAATATCTCACTGATCATTTGATAGAATAGCTTTTTTTCTGATTCATGATAAACAAATGTATAATTCATCTCAAGAGCATCCATGATCTGCTCGATTGCTAAGCCGCTAAATGTTAAGTACATAGTCGACCATTCCTTAGACTCTTGAGGATTTGGCTGATAGTTATGAGAGGTATAAGGTGTGATCAGAACACCATCACCTTGTTTTAAGATAAATTGTTCCTGATTAATCTGAATCAATCCTTCACCTCGGGCAGTGTGAAGCCATTGGTAATACGGAAGACCTTCAGGACGATTAAACTGTAATTCCTGTGGATTATAGCCTATACTAGTCATATATAGTGGTAACGATTTTTCAATCGGGGAAAATGTATAGCGTACTTTTTTATTCAATCATACCCCACCTTTTTCTTAATCTATTTATGATTATATAAGTTTCTTTTGATCATGGGAAGAAATCATTGAGAATGTTGATAAATTTTCTGGTGTTAGCAAGAATTTTTGTAGGATAGCTAGTATTATATTATTAATTGTTTTACAATAGGTAATGGAAAATAGTTAACCAATCAAAGGAGCGAATTTTTAGTGGCTACTCATGATTTTAGTAAAGAAATGAAAGTGTTTAGTCTAAGTTCAAACAAAAGCCTAGCAAAAGGAATAGCTGAACTTTTAGGTCTTGAATTAGGTAAATTGTCAATCAAGACTTTTAGTGATGGAGAAATTCAAATTAATGTTGAGGAAAGTGTTCGAGGCTTTGATATTTATATTGTTCAATCAACAAATGATCCATCAGATCAACATATTATGGAGTTACTGATTTTACTTGATGCTTTTAGACGTGCATCAGCTAAAACGATTAATGTTGTGATACCTTACTACGGTTATGCACGACAAGATCGTAAGACAAAATCACGTGAGCCAATTACAGCGAAATTAATTGCCGATATGATTGAAAAAGCTGGAGCAGATCGCGTTATCGTTATGGATCTACACGCATCTCAGGTACAAGGGTTTTTCCATATTCCTGTGGATCATATTAGCGGTCTACCAATTATTGCACCGTACTTTATCGAGAAAAATCTAGAAGACGTTGTTGTAGTAGCACCTGATCATGGAAGTGTTAAACGTGCACGTCAGTTTGCTGATATGCTACACGCTCCAATTGCAATCTTAGATCGCCGTGGACCAAGAGAAGTAGATCATCCACTTCTTTCAGTTGTTGGTGATATTAAGGATAAGACAGTTATTCTTCTTGATGACATCATCGATACAGGTAGAAGAGTTTCAACAGGAGCTAAAGCACTTCATGAACATGGAGCGAAAGAAATCTATGCTGCTTGTACACACCCAGTTCTTTCTGGAATTGCGACACAGTATATCGATGAATCACCAATTAAAGAAATGGTGCTGACAGACACAATCTTTATCCAACCAGAATACCGTTCTGATAAAATGACGATTTTAAGCACTGCACCAATTTTCGCAGATGCAATCAAACGCGTTCACTTAGAAAAACCAGTCAGCTCACTGTTCAATTACTAATGATAAAACCTTCACATCAAGTGAAGGTTTTTTTACTTTTAGTATTGTGTTATGCGCGAATTCATAAATTTACGCTCGATCTACGGATTTTATGCGCGATCTGAAAAATTTGCGCTCGATCTACGAAATTTACGTGCGAAATTAATGATTTGCGCTCGAAATGATGAAAAACTTATAGTAAGGAGTGCGCATTTTTCTTTTTGTGTGCGAACGCACTATCAAAGTGTGCGAAATTTCAAAATCGGGTGCGAACGCACTATCAGATAGTGCGAAATTATAAAATTGAGTGCGAATTTCGGGATTTATGTGCGTACGCACCCGAAATGGATATTTCACCCAACACGACGCGTGAATTTTTTCCCAAAACAAAAAGCCCATTGCATGATCACAGCGTTGGACTTAAATTTAATCACTATTTAGCTTAGACTACTTGAAAACTAATCCATGTTTCGAAGGCTTCACCTGGCTCGACAACAATAATTCCCTCTTCACTAGAAAGGTCACCGTCTTTTGCAGTCCAAGGCTCGATACACACAAAATCTCTACCTTCTTCTGACCACAATACAGTGTAGCGAAAATCTTTTGCCAGATCGATATGAACGTCAACATCTTCTAGTTGAGCATCAATATCTGTACGTTTATTTTCTAAAACGACGATTTCACTTAGTTTCTCTAAATCAATCTTACCTGTAAACGCTTTTGTCTCGCCGTCTTTACCGTCGTAATACACTTGTGCTCCGGTATCGATTGAAACAAATTTAGAATTTGTTTTAAAATACGGATGCAAGCCTGGATAAATTGGCATAGGATGACGTCCCGTATTGCGATAAGTTTGATAAATCATGAGTTGATCGTCTTTAAGTGTGTAAGTGAAAATCACTTCAAAATCAAATGGGTACACTTCTTTTGTTCCAATGCTGCTCTCAAATAAAATAGAAATAAACGCTTTATCTTCGTCAGCATATGTCTCAATTACTTCCCATGGGTGAATGCGGGCTAGTCCATGTTCTGGCATTTGATATTCCTGGTTATTCCACTTATATTGATCATCAGGTAGTTTACCTGAGATAGGGAATAGAATCGGAATTCCGCCGCGAACATCTTGTTTACGATCGTAAAATGATTCATCATTTAAGTAAAGCTTTTCTTCCCCGTTTGTACCGTAACCAATAATAATGCCACCACGTTCTGGGCAAACCGTAATCCATGATGTACCTTCCTCGTTTTTGAGTTGGTACAGCTGAAACATTTGCTTTTCAAAACTTTCAATTTTATACATATGTTAGATATCCCCTTAATATTTTTAACTATCTATCTCTATCTATCTAATCAAATGTAGTCTAGGTAACTAAATACCTATAGCTAAATAAAAGCACAGTAATTACATTATACTAGATCTACTAGACTTTTAAAATATTTTTCGTAAATTTTTTTACAGAGAGTTAATAAAAAAGTCGAATATTAGTAGATTCAAATGAAAAAATCGAACCATCAACTCAAAATGGTCCGATTTTTATCCATACTTATTACATCCAATTCACTTGTGTTAATCGATTAATAAATGCTACTGGAAAACGAAATTGCTCGTCATTAATTTGGATCGTTTCAACTTCTTCGTCTTCTTCTTGATTTGATTTAATTAAATTCACTTCTGTATGAAGTGCCTCCATTTTCTTATCAAGCATATGTGCGACCTCTGCCGCTTCAGCTAACTCGTGCTTAATATGTTCAGGGATTTCCCGATTATATTTATAGAAAATTTTGTGCTCTAATGATGCCCAAAAGTCCATCGCAATTGTGCGGATTTGGATCTCGACTAGTACGCGTTGTTCACGATCGGTCATAAATACTGGTACTTCTACAATGAGGTGTAGACTACGATAGCCATTACCTTTTGGATTATTAATATAGTCTTTCTCTTCAATAATATTAACATCCCCATGCTCTTCCAACATTCTATGTATGACATAAATATCAGATTCAAAAGAGCAGGTAATTCTAAGTCCGGCAATATCTCGGATATTTTTACGGATTGACTCTAAAGTTAGCGGACAACCTTTCTTCTGTGCTTTGCGCATAATACTTTCAGGTGTTTTGACTCTAGAGGTGACATGTTCAATTGGATTATAGTCGTGGATATGTTTAAATTCACTTTTTAATAAATCTATTTTAGTTTTCAATTGCTCGAGAGCAAATTTATATCCCATCAAAAATCGTAGTAGTTCTTTTTTTCTATCTTTAAAATGATTAGGATTGATTTCAAGCTCTTCTTTCATAACGAATTAACTCCTTTAATCGTTTTTGCCTACGTCCTTATTTTAACATAGGCAGCGTTTATAAAGCCAAAGAAATGGACAGGCATTTATATCCTATTAAACGAACGAATCGGAAAAAACTTGCAATTGACCATCATTCTGTACATAATTAACTTAGAAAGTGAGGTTTTGATATGAATAAAGTCAATACATTTAGTTTAGGTGAAGAAATTGCAAATGCGATTACACATGGTGTTGGAACGGTATTAAGTGTTGCTGGATTGGTGGTTCTAATCATATTTTCCGCCCTTTACGGGTCCGCTTGGCACGTTGTCAGTTTTACGATTTTTGGTGTGACGATGGTGTTTTTATATACATCATCAACTTTATTGCACAGCTTACCAAATGGCAGGGCAAAAAATGTGTTTGAAATTCTTGATCATTCGTCGATTTACTTTTTTATCGCTGGGACATATACACCGTTTTTATTAGTTGTGATTCGTGGGACGTTGGGATGGACTTTATTCGGTATCGTTTGGGGTATGGCAATTGCGGGGACAATCTTTAAAGTATTTTTCGTCAAACGGTTTGTGCTCTTTTCAACTGTCATGTATGTCTTAATGGGATGGCTCATTGTCTTTGCTTGGCCAACGCTAACTGAGCAATTAGCAAAAGGCGGGATTATCCTCTTAATGCTTGGTGGTCTACTATATACACTTGGTGCGATATTTTATGTTTGGCGCTTTTTCAAATTCCACCATATGGTGTGGCATTTATTTGTCTTAACCGCAACAATCCTCCATTATTTTGCGATCCTTATCTATGTTTTACCGATTTCAATATCATAATATAAAAAACGAGTGATTCTGTTTTAAAACAACAGGTATCACTCGCTTTATTTGATTTAGCTAATCAATTAAGAGTCAATCATATCTCTTACTTTGGCAATTTCCTCATCGCTGATTAAATAATAATATATACCATCGATTGTCGTTCCAGTACCTTCCATCCGGTAATTGACGACATTACGTCTTGTATTGCGATAATTTGTAATGAGCGAAATCATGTCGTTAAACTCCATGTTCGTGCCCATATTTTCGCCTAAAATGTTCGTCAGTTCAACAACACGTGTCGCATTGGCAACTGTTGCACCCTCATTCACAATTCCCTCAATGACTTTACGTTGGCGATCAGTTCTACCAAAGTCGCCTTTAGGGTCTTGCTTTCTCATGCGCACATAACTTAACGTTTTATCGCCATCAAGCTCCACAGGACCAACAGGGAAATTGTAACCACCAGCACTAAATTCTAACTCATTTTGAATTGTAATCGTACCAAGTGCATCAACAAGTTCCGCTAAACCACTCATATTAATTCTAACAAAATAATCAAACTCGACGCCTAAAAAGTTTTCAACTGTTTCAATTGCCATATCAGCACCACCATATGCATAGGCGTGGTTGATCTTTTCAACTGTACCGCGACCAACGATTGTTGCTCTTGTGTCACGCGGGATACTAATCATTTGCATTTCTTCAGTCTCTGGTTTTAATGTCATCACAATCACTGCATCCGAACGACCACGATCTGATGATTCTGCATCGATCCCTAAAAGTAGAATATTAATATTTTCACGTTCTTTAATTTTCTTTTGAGTAAGTTCAGGGTCAATTGACGTTACAGCTTCATACATTTTATTATCAACATTCTTCTTTACACCATTAAAAATGTAAGCAGCATATAGTCCAACTGTTAAAATAATTATACCAATGATGATCAAGGGTGTTAAGACCCACCAATTTCTTTTCTTTTTCGGTTTCAGGCTTTTATTTTCTTGTTGATCCATCGTCATCGTCCTATCTAATAAAAGTTATCGTTAATAACAATAGTATAACAAATTTTTCAGAAGAAACTAGTTTTTTACATGTTTTTTTCTAAAAATTCGACTAATTATTACTTAGTACGCGTCGATTATTGCGTACTTGTTCTATAACTTGGTTATGTGTTTGTTGGAAAAAGGTTTCATTTAGTGGATAACCTTGATTCACTCGATAAACACTATTTTCCCATAATAATTGAGCTGTCTTATCAAGCATGGATGGTTTGCCGATTGCTGGTTGATTCAACACTTCTAAATAAAACTCACCTAAATTGTCTTGATCAAACAGTGGATGATTTGTTGACAACGCGTGGAGATTTAATAAATCGTCTGAAAGTGCTCGAACAAGATTCCAAACGATACTTTTATTATTCGCATTTTTAGGGATTGTAGCCACTAATCCCGTTTCTTTATCGATGCCGCGCATGCCAAACGGAAGTGTCGTTACACGCCACTTGCCTTCTTGCTCTGGGAACCAATCATGAATAATATCGTCCATAAAGCTAGCGCCTTGAATCATCACTAGTCGATCATTCTTTAAGGCCTGGTGTCCTGGCGTTCGCCAAATTGACAGGTCAAGATCATAATCTAGTCGATCCAACTCAATTAATACGTCAATTAAGTTTGAAAAAGGCTCTGCTTGATATAGGTACTGATAGTCACCATCAAATGGATATGTCGTATCGAGTGCCCACTCTAAAATCGTTTGAGTTGATTCATATGCATAAAGGCCATCTTCATACAGTGTGGTCACCATATTTAGCCAATTGTCAACATCACTAATATATGCTGCTAATTCATCTGGATCAGTCGGAAAACCATATTCCCCAAGAATATCCGCTCGATACAATGTTACATAAGGGAAAAAATGAATCGGAAAACCATACATTTCTCCATCATCATTAATATATTTCTCTAACTCACGTGTTGGACGTTTGCTAAAAAATTGATGGTTATAATATGGCTCAACATTTAATGTTTCAAACATATCTAAACCTGAGAAAGCACCGACATCTTGTGCAGAGATAATCATTAAATCTGGCTCATTGTTTGTTAATAATGCTTCATAATAAGTATCGACTAAATCCAATCGATCAACAACTGTCACTTCAAATTCATATTCTTCATACTGATGACTGAAATATCTTAGTGTATTTGAAACGACATCTTCAGGAGTCCAAATTTCAATTAATTTATTATTATTGATCTCATTTTCTGAAACTAAGCTTGGACTTTCAGAAAAATAACTCTGATACTCCTTTTCCTCAGGTAACTGACAGGCGACTAGGATTAAAATTAGAATTAAACTGATCATGAATTTGACAGTCCGCATAGTTAATTACCTCTTTCAGGTGCAAAATTTATGCCTTGTTTTTCTTTGTTTTTTAGTTCATACATGGCCTGGTCTGCTGCATTAAGTAATGCATCAATTGAGTCTCCATGATTCGGATATAAACTAACACCAATACTTGCAGAAATATAAACATCGTCACCTTTAATCTTAAATGGTTTCGATAATTCTGTAAGGATTGACTCACCTAATTGCTTAACGTCTTCAAATTCTCGATGACGAACAACCCCGATAAACTCATCCCCAGCGAGGCGATAAAAGCTTAACTGATCACAATCATCACATAACGCTCGAAAACGATCGGCAATATCAATTAATAATTGATCACCACTACTGTGACCGTACGTATCATTGACAAGCTTAAATTTATCAAAATCAATAAACAAAATCGCAAATTGGTCAATACGCTGTTCCAATAAATCCTCTAAATCAAGATAGAATGAACGACGATTTGGAAGTAATGTTAAATTGTCATGATGGGCAACTTGATAAAGTGCTTGCTCTGACTTTTGTAATTGTTCTGTTTTTTCCTCTAATTCTAAGAACATCTTTTTCAGGCGATCGCCTACAATGCCTATATTTACGGCAAGCTGAGAAAACTCGAATATTCTAGAAACAGGAACTGTAATCTCATTCTGATCTAGCATCGTTGATGGCAACTTAGATGCGAGCGTATTTAATTGTGAAAGCTGTCGCGTTAATATACCATCAGCTATTAAACCAAAAATAAATGCTGAGAAAAAGACTATTAAGATTAATAAATAATATAAAAATAGCTCTGAAACAAACGGAATAAACTGACTAGGTAAAGGCATGATCAAATGAATGTCTTTATCTAAAATAGTCGTTCTATGCAAAAAGTGACCATTATACCAATTATGAATCGCTTCACCAGTTGAGTCGATCCAAATATCTTGATGTTCACTTAATTCTATAATGTATCCACGCTTCATCTTCTGATCGAGGAATCGATAATCGATGGCATCAGCAGTATTGGTAAACAATGACTGGTCTTCATTAAATACATATACAGTAGTGTCTGTATCCGCAACAAATTGCTCGATTAATTGATTAAAGAAACCACGTTCAACTGTGGAACCTAATAGGAATCTTTGAACTTCTCGCTCATCTAATCGATTAATATACTCATTTATAACATTATCAAAGCTAGCTGCTCGTTCTTCATAATAATGAACTGTTTCACTATATTTAATAAAAATATTCATTCCGGTAATTAAGATTAATGGTAAAATCGCCACTACGACAATGACATTAAAGATCACTTGACCAAAAAAGATCGGGCGCTTTAATGTAATTCCTTTTCTTAAATAAGGCATGTACGGGAAGTAAACAGTAACTAAATCGATAAATAGAGCAATAAGAATATATAAAATACTATGTTGGATATAAACAAAGAATATAAGAAAAGTCAGTTCGTCAAATCCTAAATAAAAATAATTGAACAGGAAATTTATTGACGCAAGAATTAACACAGTCAAAAATGTCCAAGTAAACAAATCCTTTTTCTTGCGATTATAAAATAAAGCTAGAATGATCGTATGAATTAATGCAGTAATCGCAAAGCGTAAATTTCCAGATTCAAAAAAGATTAGTGTACTAATAAGTGTACTAGTTATAACTGCATAATGAAGCGGCAAAAACCGAACAGCTAACATATATCCTATTAATGATAGATTAATAGAAATTCCAAAAAACACAGGCAAATTTAATAAGTGAGCACAAAAACTAGTTACAATGATTATTATAGCTATTGAAAGGTTTCTTCTCATTGGCCTGCATCTCCCACTGATTAACAAATATGATCAATTTTATTATATGACTAAAGTAGCTACATAACATAGCGTTTAATTATGAATCCGCTTTCTCACTTATATTATAAGTAATTTCGAGTAATTTGTATCCCATTTTCAGAATTGCATTACTTTTTTACTAATTAATATCTATATTAAGCGTTTTACCGAGTTTATCTAGTCATACATTACCGCAGAAACTCGCTAATAACTATGAATTTATTGTAGAATAATTGACCATCATGCTTCTCGGTTTTGCTAGTTTACAAACGTTAATGATAGATTTCGAAGTTTACAACTTAATGACAGTCACGTTAAATCAACTGAAATATAGATTATTAGCAAAAATCATGGGTAAACAAATAATGAAGCACAAAACAAGGAGGATGACAACATGAAAAAAGTAATAAAAATATTAACCATTACATTAATCTCAATTGGATTTTTAGCAGCATGTGATGCTGGGACGGATAATCCAGATCTCTATGATCCCGCTGTAGAAGATCCAGCGATGGATGACGGCATCGATGATAACCTGAATAACGATACTGAAGAAGGCGACTTTTAATATCATTTAAGAACTAGCCACTCTATGACGAGTGGCTTTTTAATGTCGTTAAAATATGTTCAAAAATATAGTCTGACACATCAATTGATGTTGCTTGATAAATATTTTTTATATGGGCATTTGAATTAACCTCACAAATAATCGGCTCGTCATTTGGACCAATTAATAAATCGACACCGGAAAAGTCTGCCCCAACTGCTTTTGACGCAGCTATCGCAAGCTCAGAAAACGCATCACTTGGTTCAATCTTAAACATCTTCCCACCACGTGTCACATTCGCTCTAAAATCAAGCTCAGATACCCGCTTCATACTCGCAACAACTCGATCACCGACAACGTGAACACGAATATCCTGACCATGACTTGATTTGATATATGCTTGAAAAAGATGCGGCTTATGTAATAGCTTCCTAGCAATTGCCTCCAACTGATGACGGTCATCAACCATATACACCTGTTCTCCGAAAGATCCAAACCCCTCCTTAGCAATCAATGGATAACCTAACTTCTCTTCAACATGATCTAGAAATGCGGGATTTGGTTCTTTTACATGTGAAAATAACATTGGTGCAAAGATTGTTAACGGCTGTGGCAGCTCTGCCTGAGCCAATTGCTGATGCATCAACAATTTATTATCACAAACTTCAATTGTATTCGCCGAATTAAATACTTGTAAACCAAGACTTTCTAATTGACACGCTAACTGAATATCCTTATCTAAAAATAAAACAAAATCTGGTCTTGTTAATTGTGGCTCTAGTGTAACTTTCCCTTCTTCTATCTGACAAAACAGCTCAGAATTTGCAATCGGTAGTAAGTCGATCGCTAGTTTCTTAGCCGATTCAACATACCACTCGTTTAACTCGATAAACTTCTTAGTCAAAAGACCACCGTTATAAATTAACCAACCTTTATACCTCATACAGAACCTCCAAAAAACAACTTTTTACTTCTATAATTTACATACGATTTGTCGGAATTATTTCAAGCAAATTAAACGTCAAATTTCGATATTATGATAAAATATACATGTACATTATACTAGAAGGTGTGAAAAATGAAAAAATTCAAACAAACCAGATACTTACTACCCACTTTTATGATTATTTTACTTATTATTCCCGCAGCCGTCACTAGTTATTTCTTTTATATAAACACAGAAATTATTGAAAAAGCAACGATTGAAAAAGCAGAGTTTGAGTCAAGTATTTGTAGGCAATTTTTTCTACGTTAATAATGAAAGCGGATTCATCATTTTAAGGTGACCCCTTGATAAAGTTTTTGCCTTTTTTAAAAACCAGATAACTCCTTTAACACGTTGTATATCGGAATATTTGCCTTTCCTTTTAGGTACATAAGATTGTCTCTGGTAACCTGACCAATGGTTCTTTTAACCTTTTCTTTATAATGTCTTGGTGGTTTCTTTTCCAGCTCGATTTCTGTCCATTTATCTATTCGCCCGAATAAAGTCTTTAGGGACAAATTATCCAAGAAGGCCACTAATGCAGTGCCCATGGCACTTACACCTTTATCCGACCAACTACGGCCATTTTTTAGTCTTTTGGCAAACACACTCATGGTTCCCTCTGCGCTTCCCATTGGACGCATACCAGTTGTATCAATTCCCTGTTCTTTTAACCATATTCTATAATCTCCCAATGCTTCTGGATATTTTTCTAATTGGCGGATAAACGACACAAGTCGTTCCTCCTTCTCCTCATCCTCAAGCGTTCCTACGGCACTGTTAAGCTCTGTTAAGAACGTTTTGTATTTGTATGCCGCAAGGGCTTTACGAATGGACCGATAACGAGGATGCTTACTGAATATACTCTTAACCTCTCGTGCCACATGAAAGCGATCAAGAGAAAAGAATACACGACCTTTAAAATACTCACGACAGGATGTAATCCAGTTGGCACCATCTCCATTTATAACCAGCTTGTGAAAAGTCGGGTCATATTCGAAGTTTTCAATTAGAAAGTCCTCAAAAGCCTCCCAAAAGGGTTGCTTTCCTTTGTGAATAAAATGACGTTTGTTCTTAAGGCTAACCCGTTTTCCATTGACTTCCCATCCTTGATGGACAGCTGCTATTTTCTCTTCTTTTCCCTTTTTCCATTTACCTTGGCGTTTTACAAATAAACCATCTACTTCTACAAATAAGACGGGTTGGAGTATAGGTTCACGCTTTTTAGGTTTACACGTAACCTCTAATAGGTGTTGACGAATTGCCTCATGACTGATAACCCGGTAACCTAATAGAGTTTGTAATGTATTAGCTGCATTTCGATAGGAGCGACCCTTAACAGCTAGCTCAATGGCAGCTTCCTCAATCAATGGACTAAAAGAACCGGCCTCCTCAAACTCTAGATAACGATCAAGAAGATAGACATATTCCCCAGTTGATCGGTCAAGGTAATAATTGCGATATAATTCAATCTCACCAAAGAGACTAGCTATATTAAACTTTCTTTTATCAATAAGACGATAGCGCTTTTTATCACGTTCATCGGCAATCTGTTGGTCCATATCCTCCAAGACCTGTTTCATAACGAAACCAAAGGTTTCTTGTAATTGTCTCCAAACCAATTGCTCAATTTGTTTTAAATTTGGGTATTTTATGATATTCTTTTCCATGAGGGATTCTCCTTTCGGTAATGGTGTTTTAGTCGACTATCATTTTACCAAGGAGTGTCCCTTTTTTCATGACTTTTGCTTTGTTTCCTACCGCGCTATCGCTTGCTGGCCCCTTCACTTAGTGAAGGGGTTAATATATTTTTGCGCCTACAATAATTTTACTCATACAAAAGCAGAAATCGAAGCTTTAGGATCAAAATATCAAAAAGTATTTGATGAATATGAAGAAAAGCTAACAGAGATTAGTAACTTTGATGATTTACAATATGATCGTGTCCAAGCTGGGGCCGTTGATCCTTTTGACACATCCCTTTTACCAGATGCGAATGATCCTAATTTAACGACCTTTTACAAAGATTATTTTAGTGAACTAGTTGAAGAGGATGACTATATCCTTAATTTATTTTTAGGGACATCAGAAGGTGCTCAATACGTCAATCAACCTGATGGTATTGATCTATCAAGCTATGACCCGCGTGTCACATCATGGTACCAATTAGCTGAACAAACTAAAGACCAAGTCGTCTGGACAGATCCATATATCGACACTGCAACTGGTCGCTCAGTTATTACTTTAGCCAAAACAGTCACAAATCCAACCGGGCAAACAA
This window contains:
- a CDS encoding LCP family glycopolymer transferase, with translation MDQQENKSLKPKKKRNWWVLTPLIIIGIIILTVGLYAAYIFNGVKKNVDNKMYEAVTSIDPELTQKKIKERENINILLLGIDAESSDRGRSDAVIVMTLKPETEEMQMISIPRDTRATIVGRGTVEKINHAYAYGGADMAIETVENFLGVEFDYFVRINMSGLAELVDALGTITIQNELEFSAGGYNFPVGPVELDGDKTLSYVRMRKQDPKGDFGRTDRQRKVIEGIVNEGATVANATRVVELTNILGENMGTNMEFNDMISLITNYRNTRRNVVNYRMEGTGTTIDGIYYYLISDEEIAKVRDMIDS
- the trhA gene encoding PAQR family membrane homeostasis protein TrhA, yielding MNKVNTFSLGEEIANAITHGVGTVLSVAGLVVLIIFSALYGSAWHVVSFTIFGVTMVFLYTSSTLLHSLPNGRAKNVFEILDHSSIYFFIAGTYTPFLLVVIRGTLGWTLFGIVWGMAIAGTIFKVFFVKRFVLFSTVMYVLMGWLIVFAWPTLTEQLAKGGIILLMLGGLLYTLGAIFYVWRFFKFHHMVWHLFVLTATILHYFAILIYVLPISIS
- a CDS encoding GTP pyrophosphokinase — its product is MKEELEINPNHFKDRKKELLRFLMGYKFALEQLKTKIDLLKSEFKHIHDYNPIEHVTSRVKTPESIMRKAQKKGCPLTLESIRKNIRDIAGLRITCSFESDIYVIHRMLEEHGDVNIIEEKDYINNPKGNGYRSLHLIVEVPVFMTDREQRVLVEIQIRTIAMDFWASLEHKIFYKYNREIPEHIKHELAEAAEVAHMLDKKMEALHTEVNLIKSNQEEDEEVETIQINDEQFRFPVAFINRLTQVNWM
- a CDS encoding aldose epimerase family protein, whose amino-acid sequence is MYKIESFEKQMFQLYQLKNEEGTSWITVCPERGGIIIGYGTNGEEKLYLNDESFYDRKQDVRGGIPILFPISGKLPDDQYKWNNQEYQMPEHGLARIHPWEVIETYADEDKAFISILFESSIGTKEVYPFDFEVIFTYTLKDDQLMIYQTYRNTGRHPMPIYPGLHPYFKTNSKFVSIDTGAQVYYDGKDGETKAFTGKIDLEKLSEIVVLENKRTDIDAQLEDVDVHIDLAKDFRYTVLWSEEGRDFVCIEPWTAKDGDLSSEEGIIVVEPGEAFETWISFQVV
- a CDS encoding ribose-phosphate diphosphokinase, which translates into the protein MKVFSLSSNKSLAKGIAELLGLELGKLSIKTFSDGEIQINVEESVRGFDIYIVQSTNDPSDQHIMELLILLDAFRRASAKTINVVIPYYGYARQDRKTKSREPITAKLIADMIEKAGADRVIVMDLHASQVQGFFHIPVDHISGLPIIAPYFIEKNLEDVVVVAPDHGSVKRARQFADMLHAPIAILDRRGPREVDHPLLSVVGDIKDKTVILLDDIIDTGRRVSTGAKALHEHGAKEIYAACTHPVLSGIATQYIDESPIKEMVLTDTIFIQPEYRSDKMTILSTAPIFADAIKRVHLEKPVSSLFNY
- a CDS encoding type 2 periplasmic-binding domain-containing protein — its product is MRTVKFMISLILILILVACQLPEEKEYQSYFSESPSLVSENEINNNKLIEIWTPEDVVSNTLRYFSHQYEEYEFEVTVVDRLDLVDTYYEALLTNNEPDLMIISAQDVGAFSGLDMFETLNVEPYYNHQFFSKRPTRELEKYINDDGEMYGFPIHFFPYVTLYRADILGEYGFPTDPDELAAYISDVDNWLNMVTTLYEDGLYAYESTQTILEWALDTTYPFDGDYQYLYQAEPFSNLIDVLIELDRLDYDLDLSIWRTPGHQALKNDRLVMIQGASFMDDIIHDWFPEQEGKWRVTTLPFGMRGIDKETGLVATIPKNANNKSIVWNLVRALSDDLLNLHALSTNHPLFDQDNLGEFYLEVLNQPAIGKPSMLDKTAQLLWENSVYRVNQGYPLNETFFQQTHNQVIEQVRNNRRVLSNN
- a CDS encoding AraC family transcriptional regulator, with translation MNKKVRYTFSPIEKSLPLYMTSIGYNPQELQFNRPEGLPYYQWLHTARGEGLIQINQEQFILKQGDGVLITPYTSHNYQPNPQESKEWSTMYLTFSGLAIEQIMDALEMNYTFVYHESEKKLFYQMISEILNFIQDSKSEISTINLDLSAKIYSFIIALNKHAIMKNRISRMQTYEKIKPVVEWLEEAFHKNIGLLEISNQAQLSPQYLNKLFHETFNLSPYSFLVQLRIREAKRILLTEKDMTLKEIARMVGFNSVSHFAATFKQREGMTPTQYRQLHQK